From one Candidatus Neomarinimicrobiota bacterium genomic stretch:
- a CDS encoding FecR domain-containing protein, producing the protein MVNSRALIKNLYTIKGRTMVQSTLKKYSIILILFTFTFVSAETIGRVIKANGTVLIKPIGGGTYSVNVKPGQAVSNGDAIRVGESSFAVVIFLDDKSIVKVRENTDFQFVETSNTRSLIIEQGTTLHNVNSKDRKKAYRVETPVSVASVKGTEFSAFHDAIAGVDKFVGKTGNFEVFNTISGMTINVGAGQKAVSNSLGQLIPAPAQPGDYPEDPDGESSEEQQEEQDEQDEPEESQDKQDQEETQGDTKTEDENIDQDAEPDDISDPSDTQVDDPKSGDTAKPEPKPKKPFNLGLGVGSATIDGKIYNQVALRPELSFGKLGLGLDLVLYIDNEGNVRQDEWDEASDVFDKFLYIRWGQKSDPFWFKWGALSNVTLGYGGLLGGYSNMMEFPSVRKVGIHSGVRFGNFGTELFLSNMKDFSRGGTLMGLRGTYKVSDALPITLGLNFIMDMNQFSGLKDADDDTYPDMFDDFPDDKNYWNDTDGDGIADFNGGSKEPENGWDIDGDGDNILDSADSDLTLKPTPFSLKDNKATAQGFAFDLGYPILKSKAFSLEAYMEYNKLIFPKVKGDAYYSRKAMNGTGITVPGVRASLFSFLNVSFEYRMKQGYFAPQFFDGSYDLSRVVAEFSDTGTVIKTKDQVILVDSSNTSGMYGSASANLFNFVSFNAAYASMKGDGDVEYNSFSAMINVNAENIPKLSVAQAYYQRNNDKNPFDFKNPTMNTIFGYKVGYEVSAGVSLIWDFRQFYRDTGAGLEPVKQTTIETAFNF; encoded by the coding sequence ATGGTAAATTCTAGGGCATTAATAAAAAATTTATACACAATTAAAGGTCGAACAATGGTTCAATCCACACTTAAAAAATATTCTATCATTCTCATTTTATTTACTTTTACTTTTGTTTCTGCAGAAACAATTGGAAGAGTCATTAAAGCCAATGGTACGGTACTCATAAAACCCATCGGTGGTGGCACCTATTCTGTAAACGTTAAACCGGGACAGGCTGTATCCAATGGTGATGCCATTCGGGTGGGTGAGTCTAGTTTTGCAGTAGTCATTTTTCTTGATGATAAATCCATCGTTAAAGTTCGAGAAAATACCGACTTCCAGTTTGTAGAGACTTCAAATACGCGCAGTCTCATTATTGAACAGGGAACGACACTCCATAATGTAAATAGTAAAGACAGGAAAAAAGCTTATCGTGTAGAAACGCCCGTATCGGTAGCATCTGTAAAAGGGACTGAATTCTCTGCATTTCATGATGCTATAGCAGGCGTCGACAAATTTGTGGGTAAAACAGGAAATTTTGAAGTATTTAATACCATTAGCGGAATGACCATAAATGTTGGTGCAGGGCAAAAAGCAGTTTCGAACTCTTTGGGACAATTGATTCCAGCGCCGGCGCAGCCAGGTGATTATCCGGAAGACCCGGATGGTGAATCTTCTGAGGAACAACAAGAAGAGCAGGACGAGCAGGATGAGCCTGAAGAATCTCAAGATAAACAGGATCAAGAAGAAACTCAAGGCGACACCAAAACAGAAGATGAAAATATAGACCAGGATGCAGAACCTGATGATATATCTGATCCATCGGACACGCAGGTCGATGATCCAAAATCGGGTGATACAGCTAAACCTGAACCAAAGCCAAAGAAACCTTTCAACCTAGGGTTGGGTGTTGGTTCAGCCACGATAGACGGAAAAATATATAATCAAGTGGCGCTCCGCCCGGAACTTTCCTTTGGCAAGTTGGGGCTTGGACTTGATCTAGTCCTTTATATCGATAATGAAGGTAACGTCCGCCAAGATGAATGGGACGAAGCTTCTGATGTTTTTGATAAATTCCTCTACATACGCTGGGGGCAAAAATCTGATCCATTCTGGTTCAAATGGGGCGCTTTAAGTAACGTGACACTTGGTTATGGTGGATTGTTGGGCGGTTATTCCAATATGATGGAATTTCCCTCTGTTCGTAAAGTTGGCATCCATTCTGGGGTAAGATTCGGTAATTTTGGGACGGAATTGTTTCTATCCAACATGAAGGACTTTTCCCGCGGTGGTACATTGATGGGTTTGCGTGGTACGTATAAAGTATCCGATGCATTGCCAATAACGCTCGGTCTGAATTTTATCATGGATATGAACCAATTCTCTGGATTGAAAGATGCGGATGATGATACCTATCCTGATATGTTTGATGATTTCCCGGATGATAAAAATTACTGGAATGATACAGACGGTGATGGAATTGCCGATTTTAATGGTGGTAGCAAAGAACCTGAAAATGGTTGGGATATTGATGGCGATGGTGACAATATTTTAGACAGTGCAGATAGTGACCTTACTTTGAAACCAACGCCATTCAGCCTTAAGGACAATAAAGCCACAGCACAGGGATTTGCCTTTGATTTGGGATACCCCATTTTGAAGAGTAAAGCTTTCAGCCTTGAAGCTTACATGGAATACAATAAGCTGATCTTTCCAAAAGTTAAAGGAGATGCCTATTATAGTCGTAAAGCCATGAATGGAACGGGTATAACAGTGCCAGGTGTTCGCGCAAGTTTATTCAGTTTTTTGAATGTGAGCTTCGAATATCGTATGAAGCAGGGATATTTTGCCCCGCAATTCTTTGATGGTAGTTATGATCTTTCTCGTGTGGTAGCTGAATTCAGTGATACTGGAACTGTGATAAAAACAAAAGATCAAGTGATCCTTGTAGACTCCTCAAATACATCCGGTATGTACGGATCGGCTTCGGCTAACTTATTTAATTTTGTGAGTTTCAATGCAGCTTATGCCAGCATGAAAGGTGACGGCGATGTTGAATACAATAGTTTCAGTGCAATGATAAATGTGAATGCTGAGAATATTCCCAAGTTGAGTGTGGCGCAAGCGTATTACCAACGGAATAATGATAAGAACCCATTTGATTTCAAAAACCCAACTATGAACACAATCTTTGGTTATAAGGTGGGTTATGAGGTAAGCGCCGGTGTGAGTTTGATATGGGATTTCCGCCAGTTCTACAGAGATACAGGTGCTGGTTTGGAACCGGTGAAACAGACAACCATTGAAACAGCTTTCAATTTTTAA
- a CDS encoding SelT/SelW/SelH family protein — protein sequence MMRISIEYCNSUNYLPRAASMASELLEKYGNAVKGLELIPSGGGVYEVIKNGNLIFSKKREGRFPELDEVIESLEKPA from the coding sequence ATGATGCGTATTTCAATCGAATATTGTAACAGTTGAAACTATTTGCCTAGGGCGGCCAGTATGGCTTCCGAATTGCTTGAGAAATATGGCAATGCTGTAAAAGGATTGGAATTGATTCCATCCGGCGGCGGTGTTTACGAAGTAATCAAAAATGGTAACTTGATTTTTTCTAAGAAAAGGGAGGGGCGATTCCCGGAATTGGATGAAGTGATTGAATCATTGGAAAAACCTGCATAA
- a CDS encoding FAD-binding oxidoreductase: protein MSGPAGIPSKQWSERLIDRLAYAHDASMYRLVPQAVVRPKNEVEVKALLLHANNTKTPVTFRTGGTSLSGQSITEGILAEVVRNWQNYSVLDKGKSIKLQPGVIGARANIYLSPYQKRIGPDPASINAARIGGIISNNSSGMVCGVKNNTFHTMKSLRFMLANGNTYDTSDPGDFDKFIHNEPELSNGIIACKNEIEGQSDLVKRIRHKYRIKNTLGYSLNAFIDYDNPLDIFAHLIIGAEGTLAFFSEVVLSTIDDPPLKATGLALFDSVETAMAALPVLVDEGADAIEMLDDASLRTARYLENPPYDPSSILDNSSALLFEFQKNNLNEIEHLTQAIPHALSLAGGQLPSGLISDDIQRMKLWNIRKGLYPTVGSMRKKGTSVITEDLCYNYRDLPKVVNELKSICRNWQYDDAVIFGHAKDGNLHFAASLDLNSSDGVKRFEGLLDDMVDLTVGKFDGSLKAEHGTGRNMAPFVEYEWGGDLYKIMWKIKNLADPNSILNPDVLLTKDKKLHLKNLKKMPVVSDHVNLCVECGFCEPVCPSKELTLTPRQRITIQRDIAGGYADPSVLDAYNYEGIDTCAADGLCEIACPVNINTGNYVKSLRTEGHSKLGDRLSIWAAEHFWLVQSLAKVGLRVGKITEKLLGLAFLKTASGFLSKYGLTPLWNEKLPNAAKSLPQSMMNGGDEWIYFPSCLTRVFSSDGQKTSLAEVLMEISQSSGISLQIPPDINSSCCSQPFSTKGLVEAAISIQAKTINLLYKASNGGSLPILVDTSPCTYQFLYPNNGLDKSSIDKLKKLKFVDIIQFLSQCVNSVDRLKLKRNITLHPTCASEKMGHSQIMAELALKCAEKAIIPTHWGCCGFAGDRGLIIPELNRSATRMEKEETNDHEMGYSTSRTCEVGMMSNSDIDYQSIAFLVRDYLNQSVN from the coding sequence ATGTCTGGACCTGCGGGAATACCGTCAAAACAGTGGTCAGAACGCCTCATTGATCGTTTAGCCTATGCCCATGACGCTAGTATGTATCGATTGGTCCCTCAAGCGGTAGTTCGCCCAAAGAATGAAGTAGAAGTTAAAGCATTACTGCTCCACGCTAACAATACAAAAACGCCCGTAACTTTTAGAACTGGAGGGACGTCCCTATCCGGTCAGTCTATCACTGAAGGAATTTTGGCAGAGGTCGTTCGGAATTGGCAAAATTATTCCGTTCTGGATAAGGGTAAATCTATAAAACTTCAACCGGGCGTAATTGGTGCCCGGGCCAATATATATCTTTCTCCTTATCAAAAGCGCATTGGACCAGATCCAGCTTCAATTAATGCCGCAAGGATTGGGGGTATTATTTCTAATAATTCTTCAGGGATGGTTTGCGGCGTAAAGAATAATACTTTTCATACTATGAAATCCTTACGGTTTATGCTGGCCAATGGTAACACGTATGATACATCCGATCCCGGTGATTTTGATAAATTTATTCATAACGAACCGGAATTATCGAATGGAATTATCGCTTGTAAAAATGAGATTGAAGGCCAGAGTGATTTGGTTAAACGAATACGGCATAAGTATCGTATTAAGAATACATTGGGGTATTCACTTAATGCATTTATTGATTATGACAATCCACTGGATATTTTTGCCCATTTAATCATTGGTGCTGAAGGTACTTTAGCTTTTTTCTCAGAAGTAGTTTTAAGCACAATTGATGATCCCCCATTGAAAGCAACCGGATTGGCGTTGTTTGATTCTGTTGAAACCGCTATGGCTGCACTTCCCGTATTGGTTGATGAAGGTGCTGATGCCATTGAAATGTTGGACGATGCTTCCTTACGCACGGCGCGATACCTTGAAAATCCACCCTATGACCCGAGCAGTATTTTGGATAATTCTTCTGCTCTTTTATTTGAATTTCAAAAAAATAACTTGAATGAGATTGAGCATCTAACTCAGGCCATTCCCCATGCATTGTCTTTAGCAGGTGGGCAGTTACCATCGGGATTGATTTCTGATGATATACAGCGGATGAAATTATGGAATATCCGCAAAGGTCTTTACCCCACTGTAGGATCCATGCGTAAGAAGGGAACCAGTGTAATTACAGAAGATCTGTGTTATAATTATCGCGATTTGCCAAAGGTGGTAAATGAACTTAAATCCATCTGTCGAAACTGGCAGTATGATGATGCGGTTATTTTTGGGCACGCCAAGGATGGAAACCTTCATTTTGCTGCATCCCTGGATTTGAACAGTTCTGATGGTGTAAAACGGTTCGAAGGATTGTTGGATGACATGGTGGATCTGACAGTAGGAAAATTTGATGGTTCTCTAAAAGCCGAACATGGGACAGGTAGGAATATGGCCCCTTTCGTAGAATATGAGTGGGGCGGTGATTTATATAAAATTATGTGGAAAATCAAAAATTTAGCCGATCCAAACAGCATTTTAAATCCTGATGTTTTATTGACGAAAGATAAAAAACTCCATCTGAAAAACCTTAAAAAAATGCCCGTCGTTTCAGATCATGTTAACTTGTGCGTTGAGTGTGGATTCTGTGAACCAGTTTGTCCATCTAAAGAATTAACATTGACGCCGCGACAGCGGATTACTATCCAAAGAGATATCGCCGGTGGATATGCAGACCCATCGGTGTTAGATGCATATAATTATGAGGGCATAGATACTTGTGCCGCCGATGGATTATGTGAAATCGCTTGTCCGGTGAATATAAATACAGGTAACTATGTTAAATCACTCCGAACGGAAGGTCATTCAAAATTAGGAGATAGATTGAGCATTTGGGCGGCAGAGCATTTTTGGTTGGTGCAATCATTAGCTAAAGTCGGTCTGCGAGTAGGAAAAATTACTGAAAAATTGTTAGGATTAGCATTCTTGAAAACTGCTTCCGGTTTTCTGAGTAAATATGGATTAACACCGCTGTGGAATGAAAAACTCCCTAATGCGGCCAAATCATTACCCCAATCAATGATGAATGGGGGAGATGAGTGGATATACTTTCCGTCCTGCTTAACGCGGGTTTTCAGTAGCGATGGTCAGAAGACATCATTAGCAGAAGTGTTAATGGAAATTTCACAATCATCAGGAATATCACTGCAAATACCACCGGATATAAATTCATCATGCTGTAGCCAGCCCTTTTCAACTAAAGGATTGGTGGAGGCGGCCATATCAATTCAGGCAAAAACTATCAATCTTCTTTATAAAGCGTCGAACGGTGGATCATTACCGATTTTAGTGGATACATCTCCATGTACTTATCAATTTTTGTATCCAAATAACGGATTGGATAAATCCTCTATAGACAAGCTAAAAAAGTTAAAATTTGTGGATATTATTCAATTTTTGTCCCAGTGTGTTAACAGTGTTGATCGTCTGAAATTAAAGCGAAATATTACTTTGCACCCCACTTGTGCCTCGGAGAAAATGGGACATAGTCAAATCATGGCAGAATTAGCCCTTAAATGCGCAGAAAAGGCTATAATCCCAACCCATTGGGGATGCTGTGGTTTTGCTGGCGATAGAGGCTTAATTATCCCTGAATTAAATCGATCTGCAACTCGAATGGAGAAAGAAGAAACTAATGACCATGAAATGGGGTATTCTACCAGCCGTACCTGTGAGGTGGGAATGATGTCTAATTCTGATATTGATTATCAATCTATAGCCTTTTTAGTAAGGGATTATTTAAATCAATCTGTGAACTAA